GCTTTCGCGCCCGAAGCCCACGCCATCGCTCGGCGGGCTGGGCAGGGTTGCCCGCGCGAAGGCGCTGGAGGGTGCAATCACCGCCAACCCCAGGCAGCGCTCCCGCCTTTCGGGGGCGAAGGTGTTGCTGGTCGACGACGTGCTCACCAGTGGGGCAACCAGCAATGCGTGCGTTACGGCCCTGAAGCGCGCCGGCGCGAGCAAGGTGCGAATTGCGTGCTTTTCCCGCGTATTGGAAGAGGCCATATAACCACAATGGCAGAATGAAACGCAAAACGCCCGGAGGTTTCCCCCCGGGCGTTCGCGTGACGAAAAACGCTGGAGCCTCGCGTCTGCCCCCCAGCAGGTGCGGCAGCTCCAAACCCTCATGATTCGGGCCGGTATCCCGGCTCCGTCTCCCCCCGTCCTCGGCCATGACTGGCACTTCAACGAAGTCCGGCTCGTCAGGCCGAGAGCCATTCATTCCACCGAAAGGTACGTAAGCAAACCGGCTTCGTTACCTGGGATGGATTTTGAAGGCCTGTTGTGATTATCGTGCAACATTCGCGTATGCGATGTGCAACCCACTTTACGAATGTGAAAGGCCAGGCCAATTTCCACTGATGTGACGAGAGAACAGGGCACCGCCTTCATGCCGAAGTTCGATGCCGCCGGGCTGCTGAGTGCCGTCGTGCAGGACGCGGATACCGGCGAAGTGCTGATGGTTGCCTTCATGGATGACGAGGCGCTGGCCGCCACGCAGGAAACCGGGATTGCCCATTTCCACTCGCGCAGCCGCAACGCCTTGTGGAAGAAGGGTGAGACATCGGGCAACATCCTGCGCGTCATGGAAATACGCGTCGATTGCGACCAGGATGCGCTGGTGTTGAAGGTCACGCCGGCCGGCCCCGCCTGCCATACCGGAGCGCGCAGTTGCTTCTATCGAAGGCTGGATGGTGAGACACTGGCGCCGGCGCCTGTCGCCGCATGACCGGCTGGACTGCGCCCGTGCGTGATACCCTGTTCGTGCTGACCGAGATTCTCGGCGTGCCGGACCAACAGGCGTTGCACGGCTACGACGGGCTCGACGCGACCACGCTCGATGCGCTTTGCGAGGGCATGGGCCGGTTCTGCGAGGATGTGATCGCTCCGCTCAACCGCGTGGCAGACGCGCAAGGCTGCACCCGCCACGCCGATGGCAGCGTCACCACGCCCCAGGGCTTCCCCGAGGCATATGCCATGCTGGTCGAGGCCGGCTGGCAGACACTGACCCTGCCCGAACAGTATGGCGGGCAAGGGATGCCCCATGTGCTGGGCACCGTGTTCGAGGAGTACATGAATTCCGCCTGCCCCGGCTTCATGATGTACCCGGGCATTCTGCCGGGCGCGACAAGTACCGTGATGGCGGCCGGCAGCGAGCATCTGAAGGACACCTACCTGCCAAAGATGGTCAGCGGTGAGTGGCTGGCCACCATGGCGCTGACCGAGGCGCACGCGGGCACCGATCTCGGCCTCATGCGCACCCGAGCAGAGCCGCGGGGAAACGGCACCTACGCCGTCACGGGTGAAAAGATCTTCATTTCGGGCGGCGAACACGATCTGACCGCGAACATTGTCCACCTCGTGCTGGCACGTCTACCCGATGCACCCGCCGGTTCGCGCGGAATATCGCTGTTCCTCGTGCCCAAGGTCCTGCCCGATGGGGAGCGCAACACGCTCGCCTGTGCGGGGATCGAGCACAAGATGGGGCTGAACGGATCGGCTACCTGCGCAATGCACTTCGACGGCGCGACCGGGTGGCTGGTGGGTGAGGCGAACGCGGGGCTGGGTGCCATGTTCATCATGATGAACGCCGCCCGGCTCGGCGTGGGCGTGCAGGGGCTAGCGAACGCCGAGCACGCCTACCAGCGCGCCGTATCCTACGCGACCGAGCGGATGCAGGGCAGGGCAGCGGGCCCGCG
This is a stretch of genomic DNA from Aurantiacibacter arachoides. It encodes these proteins:
- the hisI gene encoding phosphoribosyl-AMP cyclohydrolase codes for the protein MSTDVTREQGTAFMPKFDAAGLLSAVVQDADTGEVLMVAFMDDEALAATQETGIAHFHSRSRNALWKKGETSGNILRVMEIRVDCDQDALVLKVTPAGPACHTGARSCFYRRLDGETLAPAPVAA
- a CDS encoding acyl-CoA dehydrogenase C-terminal domain-containing protein, with the translated sequence MTGWTAPVRDTLFVLTEILGVPDQQALHGYDGLDATTLDALCEGMGRFCEDVIAPLNRVADAQGCTRHADGSVTTPQGFPEAYAMLVEAGWQTLTLPEQYGGQGMPHVLGTVFEEYMNSACPGFMMYPGILPGATSTVMAAGSEHLKDTYLPKMVSGEWLATMALTEAHAGTDLGLMRTRAEPRGNGTYAVTGEKIFISGGEHDLTANIVHLVLARLPDAPAGSRGISLFLVPKVLPDGERNTLACAGIEHKMGLNGSATCAMHFDGATGWLVGEANAGLGAMFIMMNAARLGVGVQGLANAEHAYQRAVSYATERMQGRAAGPRSDPDEAADSLLVHPDVRRMLMDARAFTEGFRALVLWTAMQIDRAHGGDAEADALVGFLTPVIKAYGTDRGFETAVAMQQVFGGHGYVKEWGIEQIVRDARIGMIYEGANGVQAMDLVNRKVLREGGKTARLFFDLVEKAAYEAPDGVRRPLRDSLEDARLTLAWFLAHAGEDPDNAGAGAYAFMQMIGVLATGWMWAKMARWAEGRDDDFARAKSITARHYAERALPETAVLRRRVEAGSENLMALPAEAFARS